AAtaaatgctgattttaaaaaaacaacacatacACCAGAACGTGTCAACTTTTGCCCTTCCAAAGTGTGCTCTTCAAGTTTCCTGTGGCTGAATTTGCTAGCAGTTTGGAGCTTACGTCCACACTCCTCAGAGAGGATTGTGACTCACAAAGCATGGAAGACTCACTCAATTTGGCCTCTTTTGAGTTCATTACTGTTGACACGTCCATGTCACTCGATAAGTCCTCGGAGGACAAGTTAAGACACCCTAGCTTGGCAAGAGAATTGGATCTCTTCAGAGGGGAAGAAACAGTCAAACCAGCAAGTCGTAGCCTGGTTTCGATTTCCTGAGTACGTTGTTTTACCAGGCCAGGTTTCCCATGCACACTGTGTATGCTGTCGCTACTAGAACTGCGTGTCAAGTTGGAACTCCTGGAAGATGATGGCGTATAGCATATGGTCTTCAGAAAGTCCTTTGTGTAACTGCTCATGTGTTCTAGCCTGCACAGGACAGGTGTGGAGGTTTTCTGAGAGAGTCCCTGTAAGGGGTTTTTGGCCTCTAACTTCTCCACATCATTCTCTCTGGATATTAAAGGTGCTGGACCCAGAAGAGATACTGGGCCTCGGTGCAAAGCCAAATCTTGGTTTTCCTCTGGTATACTAACATCAATTCTGCTCAGGGAGCTCTCTCTTACCAGTGACGAGGATTCTGATGGCACACTCTTCAGACGCTCCAGTTCTTTGGTATGCTTCCTAACTAAACCAGCTTTTTGAAGCTGAATAAGAGATTCTTGATGCTGCATCAAATAACTGTTTGTGGTTGGCTTTTCCAGATCTTTACTAAACAGCAAGTACTTCAGGTCCTTCGTTGGTTTGACATCTTTTCTGGATGGAGACTCTTCCTTCATCGCTTCTGTATTCAGAGGGCTCTTCTCACAGTGGGAATTTCTCCTGGCAAGCAGTGCTTTGACAGATGTTTTTGGTGCATCTTTTGGCTTTTCAGAAATATTGCAATGCTGATCCACCACGGATTTGCAGGTGCCACCTTCCAAAACACTAGTTCCCTGCAGCAATGGAGGCAAGACATCATTTTTAGCCCTGATTACTTCCTCAGCCTGCGACTTGCTAGGCATTTGGTCCAACAAGTTAGAAGTCACATGGGAGAGGAGCGAAGGCTGAGTGCAGATTGTAGAACTGCAGCATGCGGCAGCTGGATTCAGCGTTTCACACTGCTCCCCAGAGGCTTCAGCGGATGCACTGGCTGAGGAATACATGCAGTCAGTGCATGACTGGTAGGAAGGCTTGACCTTACTGAGGATTCCAAATATGGCATCGCGCTATAAAAGGAAAGAATAGGCAATAAGAAGTCAGACAAACAATTTGGTGTGGATGCAGAATAGCAGAGTCAGGTTAGTTTAAAACAAGACAAATTTGCAGATTGAAAGGGAAGACACAGAACAAtaggaaacattttatttataaggACTCCAAGGGACTTTAAAGGAAGCCCCTCTCCATTACTGCTGAAGTCTGGTCTCAGCAGTGGGAGTCAAGCCACGAGGATTCCCAGCTGACAGTGTTGGAGGAAACCAACCATTTCAAGTGATGGTCAAGAAAGGCGGCTCCCCTGAGAGGTTTATAGCATGTTCACGTAGCTGCATGCTCTCTTTGGTGGCTGGCTCCACACAAGCAAAGCGATGTTCAGAAGCACTTCTACAAGGAAAGGCTCAGCATGGAGACAGGTGCTACTACAGGAGCCTTCACTTCCAAACCAAATTACATCATACTCTTAGGACGTGGAGAGTTGTCTCATGCACACGGTGTCGGGTGTTACTAATCATCTACGTTTAAGCCCATACGCACCTCGAACTCCTCTGGGCAGCTCCTCTTGCTGTTGTTGTTATTCAAGTTCTCTCTGTTCAGTAAGTTCTCCTCCTTGTGCACAGACAAGCGCCGCTTCCACCTCTCCACGGGATTTTCCTCCCTGATGCTTTCCTTTCCCGGATCCGTCTGGCTGGGCACACTCCTCCCCTTTGGCATGCTGGACTCCAACTTCTTCACTTCCTTCTCACAGAAActtctcagctctgccaatggTTCCACTTTGTCCTTagccttcattgtctctgccacagcctcaggagggattgggggaggcTGATCCACCAGCAAATTGGCCTGCTCCGAAAGTACGTCTCGCTCCAGA
This genomic stretch from Lepidochelys kempii isolate rLepKem1 chromosome 15, rLepKem1.hap2, whole genome shotgun sequence harbors:
- the SSH1 gene encoding protein phosphatase Slingshot homolog 1 isoform X3; translation: MWTDRVRYMVVVYSSGRQDTEENILLGVDFSSKESKSCTIGMVLRLWSDTKIHLDGDGGFSVSTAGKMHIFKPVSVQAMWSALQILHKACEVARRYNYFPGGMALVWATYYESCISSDQSCINEWNTMQDLESTRPDSPALFVDKPTEGERTERFIKAKLRSIMMSKDLENVTSKEIRNELEKQMNCNLKEFKEFIDNEMLLILGQMDKPSLIFDHLYLGSEWNASNLEELQGSGVYYILNVTREIDNFFPGLFAYHNIRVYDEETTDLLAHWNEAYHFINKAKKNHSKCLVHCKMGVSRSASTVIAYAMKEFGWSLEKAYNYVKQKRSIARPNAGFMKQLLEYEGILDASKQRHNKLWKQQAKSNLPQNADDSTGPSDFLLDSLDIDLENRLSDLDAPSQSTYLDNRANMEAGGFHYCFRRLSDSLLENKLPGDREIFFQVEDLERDVLSEQANLLVDQPPPIPPEAVAETMKAKDKVEPLAELRSFCEKEVKKLESSMPKGRSVPSQTDPGKESIREENPVERWKRRLSVHKEENLLNRENLNNNNSKRSCPEEFERDAIFGILSKVKPSYQSCTDCMYSSASASAEASGEQCETLNPAAACCSSTICTQPSLLSHVTSNLLDQMPSKSQAEEVIRAKNDVLPPLLQGTSVLEGGTCKSVVDQHCNISEKPKDAPKTSVKALLARRNSHCEKSPLNTEAMKEESPSRKDVKPTKDLKYLLFSKDLEKPTTNSYLMQHQESLIQLQKAGLVRKHTKELERLKSVPSESSSLVRESSLSRIDVSIPEENQDLALHRGPVSLLGPAPLISRENDVEKLEAKNPLQGLSQKTSTPVLCRLEHMSSYTKDFLKTICYTPSSSRSSNLTRSSSSDSIHSVHGKPGLVKQRTQEIETRLRLAGLTVSSPLKRSNSLAKLGCLNLSSEDLSSDMDVSTVMNSKEAKLSESSMLCESQSSLRSVDVSSKLLANSATGNLKSTLWKGKS
- the SSH1 gene encoding protein phosphatase Slingshot homolog 1 isoform X2; translation: MVKGAALFLQQGNSPQGQRSLQHPHKNAGDLPQHLQVMINLLRCEDRIKLAVRLESMWTDRVRYMVVVYSSGRQDTEENILLGVDFSSKESKSCTIGMVLRLWSDTKIHLDGDGGFSVSTAGKMHIFKPVSVQAMWSALQILHKACEVARRYNYFPGGMALVWATYYESCISSDQSCINEWNTMQDLESTRPDSPALFVDKPTEGERTERFIKAKLRSIMMSKDLENVTSKEIRNELEKQMNCNLKEFKEFIDNEMLLILGQMDKPSLIFDHLYLGSEWNASNLEELQGSGVYYILNVTREIDNFFPGLFAYHNIRVYDEETTDLLAHWNEAYHFINKAKKNHSKCLVHCKMGVSRSASTVIAYAMKEFGWSLEKAYNYVKQKRSIARPNAGFMKQLLEYEGILDASKQRHNKLWKQQAKSNLPQNADDSTGPSDFLLDSLDIDLENRLSDLDAPSQSTYLDNRANMEAGGFHYCFRRLSDSLLENKLPGDREIFFQVEDLERDVLSEQANLLVDQPPPIPPEAVAETMKAKDKVEPLAELRSFCEKEVKKLESSMPKGRSVPSQTDPGKESIREENPVERWKRRLSVHKEENLLNRENLNNNNSKRSCPEEFERDAIFGILSKVKPSYQSCTDCMYSSASASAEASGEQCETLNPAAACCSSTICTQPSLLSHVTSNLLDQMPSKSQAEEVIRAKNDVLPPLLQGTSVLEGGTCKSVVDQHCNISEKPKDAPKTSVKALLARRNSHCEKSPLNTEAMKEESPSRKDVKPTKDLKYLLFSKDLEKPTTNSYLMQHQESLIQLQKAGLVRKHTKELERLKSVPSESSSLVRESSLSRIDVSIPEENQDLALHRGPVSLLGPAPLISRENDVEKLEAKNPLQGLSQKTSTPVLCRLEHMSSYTKDFLKTICYTPSSSRSSNLTRSSSSDSIHSVHGKPGLVKQRTQEIETRLRLAGLTVSSPLKRSNSLAKLGCLNLSSEDLSSDMDVSTVMNSKEAKLSESSMLCESQSSLRSVDVSSKLLANSATGNLKSTLWKGKS